From Salvia splendens isolate huo1 chromosome 3, SspV2, whole genome shotgun sequence, a single genomic window includes:
- the LOC121797346 gene encoding GTP-binding protein YPTM2-like: MNPEYDYLFKLLLIGDSGVGKSCLLLRFADDSYLESYISTIGVDFKIRTVEQDGKTIKLQIWDTAGQERFRTITSSYYRGAHGIIVVYDVTDQESFNNVKQWLNEIDRYASDSVNKLLVGNKCDLTSQKVVSTETAQAFADEIGIPFMETSAKNATNVEQAFMAMSASIKNRMASQPAMNNVRPPSVQIRGQPVNQKTGCCSN, encoded by the exons ATGAATCCTGAATA CGACTACCTATTTAAGCTTCTGCTAATCGGAGATTCCGGCGTAGGGAAGTCATGCCTTCTTCTGAGGTTTGCT GATGACTCATATCTTGAGAGTTACATTAGTACCATTGGTGTAGACTTT AAAATACGCACAGTGGAGCAGGATGGAAAAACGATTAAGCTCCAAATA TGGGATACAGCTGGACAAGAACGTTTTAGGACAATCACTAGCAGTTACTACCGTGGTGCTCATGGTATCATT GTAGTTTATGACGTGACTGATCAAGAAAGTTTCAACAATGTGAAACAATGGTTGAATGAAATAGATCGATATGCAAGTGACAGTGTTAATAAGCTTCTTGTTGGAAACAAGTGTGATCTCACCTCCCAGAAAGTTGTCTCCACGGAGACAGCCCAG GCATTTGCTGACGAAATTGGGATACCATTCATGGAAACAAGTGCTAAGAATGCTACTAATGTGGAGCAGGCTTTCATGGCTATGTCTGCTTCCATCAAGAACAG GATGGCGAGTCAACCAGCAATGAATAATGTTCGACCTCCAAGCGTGCAGATTAGAGGACAACCCGTTAACCAAAAAACTGGCTGCTGCTCCAATTGA